The Nostoc sp. PCC 7524 nucleotide sequence AATGATGGACACCATCATGCTGCCCCAAGACTTTGCCTGTGGTATCCACAATATCACCTTGCTTGGGAGCTAGATACTTATCCAAAAATGACCGCATAGAGCCGTTACTTTCCACTAAGCACAAATCTTGACTTTCTGGCTTATCGGCAGTTTTTAGCCCATGTTCAGCCGCAACGCGACGGGTTTCAGCTTTCTCCATTTCCCCTAGTGGAAATATTGATGCTGCCAGCAAATCTTGAGACAAATCATACAGGAAATAAGATTGGTCTTTGTTGCGGTCAACAGCCCTTAATAATTGGTAACGTCCTGTGGCTGCGTCGTAGTTGATGCGGGCATAATGACCTGTGGCGATGCGATCAGAGGCCAACTGTTCACGGGCATACTGTACCATAGGGCCGAACTTGACGGTTTTATTACATTGAGAGCAAGGTAAGGGTGTAATACCGGCACTATAACCCGTGACTAAATAATCAACAATATGAGTTTGAAAGACATCCCGCATATCTACAACTTGATGGGGAATGCCCAATTGTTCACA carries:
- the mnmA gene encoding tRNA 2-thiouridine(34) synthase MnmA codes for the protein MKKVVVGLSGGVDSSTAAAILHHQGYEVIGLTLWLMKGKGQCCSEGMIDAAYICEQLGIPHQVVDMRDVFQTHIVDYLVTGYSAGITPLPCSQCNKTVKFGPMVQYAREQLASDRIATGHYARINYDAATGRYQLLRAVDRNKDQSYFLYDLSQDLLAASIFPLGEMEKAETRRVAAEHGLKTADKPESQDLCLVESNGSMRSFLDKYLAPKQGDIVDTTGKVLGQHDGVHHYTIGQRKGLGIAAPEPLYVIALDAVNNKVIVGDRTKATQAECTVGRVNWVSMAEPAAPIRAEVQIRYRSTPEPVTVIPLENSRVRLVFDEPQFSITPGQAAVWYDGEKVLGGGIIEQFS